Proteins encoded together in one Streptomyces umbrinus window:
- a CDS encoding FMN-dependent NADH-azoreductase, which produces MTTLLHIDSSVLPGEASSSRSVADAFRKAWEEQHPEGRVIHRDRAAHPVPHITAAAWSAGFTDPSERTSEQAAAFGERVRLMEELERADVVLIGAPMHDYSIPSTLKAWLDNVFLLGRTAGEAPSAQGTPVVVVASRGGSYAPGTPREGFEFVQNYLEVVLQGALGLDLEFIVPELTMAPGNPAMSELIPLYEASRERAFRDATAKAKALAERLAA; this is translated from the coding sequence ATGACCACGCTGCTGCACATCGACTCGTCCGTGCTCCCCGGCGAGGCGTCCTCGTCCCGTTCGGTCGCGGACGCCTTCCGCAAGGCCTGGGAGGAGCAGCACCCGGAGGGCAGGGTGATCCACCGCGACCGCGCCGCCCACCCGGTCCCGCACATCACCGCCGCCGCCTGGTCCGCCGGTTTCACGGACCCGTCCGAGCGCACGTCGGAGCAGGCAGCCGCGTTCGGCGAGCGCGTGCGGCTCATGGAGGAGCTGGAGCGGGCGGACGTCGTGCTGATCGGCGCGCCGATGCACGACTACTCGATCCCGTCGACCCTCAAGGCGTGGCTGGACAACGTGTTCCTGCTCGGCCGTACGGCGGGCGAGGCCCCGTCGGCCCAGGGCACCCCGGTCGTCGTCGTGGCCAGCCGTGGCGGCTCCTACGCGCCGGGCACCCCGCGCGAGGGCTTCGAGTTCGTGCAGAACTACCTGGAGGTCGTCCTCCAGGGTGCCCTCGGACTGGACCTCGAATTCATCGTCCCGGAACTCACCATGGCCCCCGGCAACCCGGCCATGTCCGAGCTGATCCCCCTCTATGAGGCCTCCCGCGAGCGCGCCTTCAGGGACGCGACCGCCAAGGCCAAGGCCCTCGCGGAGCGCCTCGCCGCGTGA
- a CDS encoding nitroreductase, producing MDVYEAATSRRAVRGFTDRHVPRETLERVLSTAARAPSASNLQPWHACVVTRRPLAELKKRAGERLAAGDPWDEPEYEMYPPAPRSPYRERRSAFGEQRYGALGIPREDLEARQRAAAGNWECFGAPAALFCYIDRDLGPAQWSDVGMYLQTVMLLLRAEGLHSCTQMAWAKYHRTVAEILAPPEELLLFRGMSIGFEDATVGYTRTGRAPLDETVVFVEP from the coding sequence TTGGACGTCTACGAGGCGGCGACGAGCCGTCGGGCGGTACGCGGATTCACCGACCGGCATGTCCCGCGGGAGACGCTGGAGCGCGTACTGTCCACGGCGGCCAGAGCACCGTCCGCGTCGAACCTCCAGCCGTGGCACGCCTGCGTGGTGACCCGCAGGCCGCTGGCCGAGCTCAAGAAGCGCGCAGGTGAGCGCCTCGCCGCGGGCGACCCCTGGGACGAGCCGGAGTACGAGATGTACCCGCCCGCGCCGAGGTCCCCGTACCGGGAACGCCGGTCCGCCTTCGGTGAGCAGCGCTACGGCGCGCTCGGCATTCCGCGCGAGGACCTGGAGGCGCGTCAGCGGGCCGCCGCCGGGAACTGGGAGTGCTTCGGCGCGCCCGCCGCCCTGTTCTGCTACATCGACCGCGACCTGGGCCCGGCCCAGTGGTCCGACGTCGGCATGTATCTGCAGACCGTCATGCTGCTGCTCCGCGCCGAAGGGCTGCACAGCTGTACGCAGATGGCGTGGGCCAAGTACCACCGGACCGTCGCGGAGATCCTGGCGCCCCCGGAGGAGCTCCTCCTCTTCCGCGGCATGTCGATCGGGTTCGAGGACGCCACAGTGGGATACACCCGTACGGGCCGGGCTCCGCTCGACGAGACGGTCGTGTTCGTCGAGCCTTGA
- a CDS encoding DUF899 domain-containing protein: MATMGNLPEVVSREEWLAARKELLAKEKELTRARDRVNADRRRLPMVRVDKPYTFEGPDGTVSLPDLFEGRPQLVMHHFMWTYDLDADGTEHPRDTGCPSCSSAADGIAGLRQLHARDTTLVAVTRAPYAKLAAYRERMGWTFPWYSSAGGDFNYDFHATVDDRVAPVQVFHRTEAELAEAGMPWSESMRGDWPGISAFLRVDDDVFHTYSTFGRGIEEFHNGYRWLDLTALGRQEAWEEPKDRAAPRGMEVGGPRMRIPDEYDV, from the coding sequence ATGGCGACGATGGGGAACCTGCCCGAGGTGGTGTCACGCGAGGAGTGGCTCGCGGCCCGCAAGGAACTGCTGGCGAAGGAGAAGGAACTCACCCGGGCACGCGACCGGGTGAACGCCGACCGGCGGCGCCTGCCGATGGTCCGCGTCGACAAGCCGTACACCTTCGAGGGCCCGGACGGGACCGTGTCCCTGCCCGACCTGTTCGAGGGGCGGCCCCAACTGGTCATGCACCACTTCATGTGGACGTACGACCTCGACGCCGACGGCACCGAGCACCCCCGGGACACCGGATGCCCGAGCTGCTCCTCCGCCGCCGACGGCATCGCCGGACTGCGGCAGCTGCACGCCCGCGACACGACGCTGGTCGCGGTGACCCGCGCGCCGTACGCGAAGCTCGCCGCCTACCGCGAGCGGATGGGGTGGACGTTCCCCTGGTACTCCTCGGCCGGCGGCGACTTCAACTACGACTTCCACGCGACGGTCGACGACCGCGTCGCGCCGGTCCAGGTCTTCCACCGCACCGAGGCCGAACTCGCCGAGGCCGGAATGCCCTGGTCGGAGAGCATGCGCGGCGACTGGCCGGGCATCAGCGCGTTCCTGCGGGTGGACGACGACGTGTTCCACACCTACTCGACCTTCGGCCGCGGCATCGAGGAGTTCCACAACGGCTACCGCTGGCTCGACCTCACCGCGCTCGGCCGCCAGGAGGCCTGGGAGGAGCCGAAGGACCGCGCGGCCCCGCGAGGCATGGAGGTCGGCGGCCCCAGGATGCGTATCCCGGACGAGTACGACGTCTGA
- a CDS encoding uridine kinase family protein: protein MRLHPGETEAVGWRVVTVPDVVRQLREASPDVTGRPRVIAIDGRGGAGKTTLAERLRKAVPNSAVVHTDDIAWNHACFDWGAALVENILRPLHRGGPVDCRPAPWITHDRPGSITVPAGADAIWVEGTGIIREELAPWLDASVWMQGDLDEQERLLAVRDGDSPEQREHVANWLREELPFMLREQPWARATLIVAGPPWTAHDPDTELVVAPPTGP, encoded by the coding sequence ATGCGGCTGCATCCGGGTGAGACCGAGGCCGTCGGCTGGCGGGTGGTGACCGTGCCCGACGTCGTCCGGCAGTTGCGCGAGGCATCGCCCGACGTCACCGGACGCCCGCGCGTGATCGCGATCGACGGCCGGGGCGGCGCCGGCAAGACGACCCTGGCCGAGCGGCTGCGCAAGGCGGTCCCCAACTCCGCCGTGGTGCACACCGACGACATCGCCTGGAACCACGCCTGCTTCGACTGGGGCGCCGCGCTCGTCGAGAACATCCTGCGCCCCTTGCACCGGGGCGGGCCGGTGGACTGCCGCCCTGCTCCCTGGATCACCCACGACCGGCCCGGATCGATCACCGTCCCCGCCGGTGCCGACGCCATCTGGGTCGAGGGCACCGGCATCATCCGCGAGGAGCTCGCCCCGTGGCTGGACGCCTCGGTGTGGATGCAGGGCGACCTCGACGAACAGGAGCGCCTGCTGGCCGTACGCGACGGCGACTCCCCCGAGCAGCGGGAGCACGTGGCGAACTGGCTGCGGGAGGAACTGCCGTTCATGCTGCGGGAACAGCCGTGGGCCCGGGCCACCCTGATCGTCGCCGGCCCTCCGTGGACCGCCCACGACCCGGACACCGAGTTGGTCGTCGCCCCGCCGACGGGCCCGTAG
- a CDS encoding helix-turn-helix domain-containing protein codes for MPGSKDLDPSSSPRALLGAELRHAREATGLSQDELGQSLFVSGSFIGQLEAGTRRVQPDMALKLDEILGTNGFFERNCKAVNRSKYPDHFAEAAEAETIATAIRQYAPMLFPGLLQTPAYARAVNRAYDPTAPEETIDEWVEGRMVRTRLLDHPTKPLLWAVLDEAVLRRETGGRAVMAEALRHVAGLARRGRVIVQVLPFSTGAHKSMEGSMRLMDFEDAPPLVYFEGPGTGRLEDDPATVSKLRFTFELLTASALSPEKSLALIESVAQDYAHEEHP; via the coding sequence ATGCCTGGATCGAAGGACCTTGACCCGTCCTCCTCACCTCGCGCCCTGCTGGGTGCAGAACTCCGCCATGCCCGCGAGGCGACGGGCCTCAGCCAGGACGAGTTGGGCCAGTCCCTCTTCGTCAGCGGCTCATTCATCGGCCAACTGGAGGCGGGCACGCGCCGCGTCCAACCGGACATGGCGTTGAAGCTCGACGAAATACTCGGCACGAACGGCTTCTTCGAGCGCAACTGCAAGGCGGTGAACCGGTCCAAGTACCCGGACCACTTCGCGGAGGCGGCGGAGGCGGAGACGATTGCCACGGCGATCCGCCAGTACGCGCCAATGCTGTTCCCCGGGCTGCTCCAGACGCCCGCGTACGCACGGGCCGTGAACCGCGCGTACGACCCGACGGCACCGGAGGAGACGATCGACGAGTGGGTCGAAGGCCGAATGGTACGGACCCGCCTGCTCGACCACCCAACAAAGCCGCTGTTGTGGGCGGTACTTGACGAGGCTGTGTTGCGCCGGGAGACCGGTGGCCGAGCAGTGATGGCTGAGGCCCTGCGCCACGTTGCGGGCCTGGCCCGCAGGGGGCGGGTCATCGTGCAGGTACTGCCGTTCAGCACGGGGGCGCACAAGTCTATGGAGGGCTCGATGAGGCTGATGGACTTCGAAGACGCCCCTCCGCTGGTCTACTTCGAGGGGCCCGGCACCGGACGGTTGGAGGACGACCCAGCCACCGTCTCCAAGCTGAGGTTCACCTTTGAACTCCTCACGGCCTCCGCGCTCTCGCCTGAGAAGTCCCTGGCTCTGATCGAATCGGTGGCGCAGGATTACGCCCATGAGGAACATCCCTGA
- a CDS encoding DUF397 domain-containing protein, with the protein MRNIPEYDLSTAVWHKSTYSGGGGNECLEVADGNPTLVPVRDSKNPLGPKLAFRAEAWSAFVAHLKQD; encoded by the coding sequence ATGAGGAACATCCCTGAGTACGACCTGAGCACCGCCGTCTGGCACAAGTCGACCTACAGCGGTGGAGGCGGCAACGAGTGCCTAGAAGTCGCGGACGGCAACCCCACCCTCGTCCCCGTACGCGACTCCAAGAACCCGCTCGGCCCGAAGCTCGCGTTCCGGGCCGAGGCATGGTCGGCCTTCGTCGCGCACCTCAAGCAGGACTAG
- a CDS encoding Uma2 family endonuclease — translation MTPGTTEHPQMSVEDFEELARKAPKRVKLEFLEGRLSSKYPLDVEDFEELESQAPETVRLEYINGKLRVKAMPDGKHTSIFMWLLRQCMQQRPDLDLAPERGVKAEAYRKGRARTDGFLAPVDHFRDDGEWSETDGALMAVEITSHDRDTDQRDRIDKPVGYAEADIPVYLLIDRDNNTVTVFSEPKDGRYQQAPSYPWGSIVEIPEPVGITLKTEKLKDYAD, via the coding sequence ATGACCCCTGGCACCACCGAACACCCGCAGATGTCCGTCGAGGACTTCGAAGAGCTTGCCCGCAAGGCGCCGAAGCGCGTGAAGCTCGAATTCCTCGAAGGGCGCCTGTCCAGCAAGTACCCGCTCGACGTCGAGGACTTCGAGGAGCTGGAGAGCCAGGCACCCGAGACCGTGCGGCTTGAGTACATCAACGGAAAACTAAGGGTCAAGGCAATGCCGGACGGCAAACACACGTCGATCTTTATGTGGCTGCTCCGCCAGTGCATGCAGCAGCGCCCTGACCTGGACCTCGCGCCCGAGCGGGGCGTCAAGGCGGAGGCCTACCGCAAGGGCCGCGCACGTACGGACGGCTTCCTGGCGCCGGTGGATCACTTCAGGGACGACGGCGAGTGGTCCGAGACCGACGGCGCTCTCATGGCCGTCGAAATCACCTCCCACGACCGCGACACCGACCAGCGCGACCGCATCGACAAGCCCGTCGGCTACGCGGAGGCCGACATCCCCGTCTACCTCCTGATCGACCGCGACAACAACACCGTCACCGTGTTCAGCGAGCCGAAGGACGGCCGCTACCAGCAGGCTCCCTCCTACCCGTGGGGATCCATCGTGGAGATCCCCGAACCCGTCGGCATCACCCTGAAAACCGAGAAGCTCAAGGACTACGCGGACTGA
- a CDS encoding NADH:flavin oxidoreductase, which yields MTVAPSASRAAEILSRPVALNGLTVPNRIAMAPMTRQFSPGGVPGEDVASYYARRAAAGVGLIVTEGTYVGHDSAGQSDDIPRFHGEEQLAGWAKVAEAVHAAGGKIVPQLWHIGSVRRAGEPPFADAPSVSPSGIHTEGAEVTGKAMTQQDLDDVIQAFAEAAAAAERIGFDGVELHGAHGYLIDQFLWAGTNRRTDAYGGDLVARTQFAAEIVAAVRAAVSPSFPVIFRFSQWKQQAYEARLAETPEELEALLAPLAAAGVDAFHASTRRYWRPEFDGSDLNLAGWTKKLTGKPVITVGSVGLDGDFLKGFQGEGAPARGIDDLLDRLESDEFDMVAVGRALLQDPQWAAKVLDGRFDELGAYDAAALGSLS from the coding sequence GTGACTGTCGCCCCCTCCGCCTCCCGCGCGGCCGAGATCCTTTCCCGGCCCGTCGCCCTCAACGGCCTGACCGTTCCGAACCGGATCGCGATGGCGCCGATGACCCGGCAGTTCTCGCCGGGCGGTGTTCCGGGGGAGGACGTGGCGTCGTACTACGCGCGCCGTGCCGCCGCCGGGGTCGGCCTGATCGTCACCGAAGGCACGTACGTGGGCCACGACTCGGCCGGGCAGAGCGACGACATTCCGCGCTTCCACGGTGAGGAGCAGCTGGCCGGGTGGGCGAAGGTCGCCGAGGCCGTGCACGCGGCGGGCGGGAAGATCGTGCCGCAGCTCTGGCACATCGGGAGCGTGCGCAGGGCCGGCGAGCCGCCGTTCGCGGACGCCCCGTCCGTCAGCCCGTCCGGTATCCACACCGAAGGCGCCGAGGTCACCGGCAAGGCCATGACCCAGCAGGACCTGGACGACGTCATCCAGGCCTTCGCCGAGGCCGCTGCCGCCGCCGAGCGCATCGGCTTCGACGGAGTCGAACTGCACGGCGCGCACGGCTACCTGATCGACCAGTTCCTGTGGGCGGGCACGAACCGCCGCACGGACGCGTACGGCGGCGACCTCGTCGCCCGGACGCAGTTCGCCGCGGAGATCGTGGCCGCGGTGCGCGCCGCCGTCTCGCCGTCCTTCCCGGTCATCTTCCGCTTCTCGCAGTGGAAGCAGCAGGCCTACGAGGCACGTCTCGCGGAGACGCCGGAGGAGCTGGAGGCGCTGCTGGCCCCGCTCGCGGCGGCCGGTGTGGACGCCTTCCACGCCTCCACCCGCCGCTACTGGCGCCCGGAGTTCGACGGCTCGGACCTGAACCTGGCCGGCTGGACGAAGAAGCTCACAGGCAAGCCGGTCATCACCGTCGGCTCGGTCGGCCTCGACGGCGACTTCCTCAAGGGCTTCCAGGGCGAGGGCGCCCCGGCCAGGGGCATCGACGACCTGCTGGACCGCCTGGAGAGCGACGAGTTCGACATGGTGGCCGTGGGCCGCGCCCTCCTCCAGGACCCCCAGTGGGCGGCGAAGGTCCTCGACGGCCGCTTCGACGAGCTGGGAGCGTACGACGCGGCGGCGCTGGGCTCACTGAGCTGA